One Deefgea tanakiae genomic region harbors:
- a CDS encoding FKBP-type peptidyl-prolyl cis-trans isomerase has protein sequence MKHLLSAVVLMSCSLSVIAATAAKVETTDTGIQITTLKAGTGAAPKATDTVTVHYRGTLADGKEFDSSYKRGQPATFPLSGVVPCWTEGVQKIKVGGKAKLVCPPQLAYGSRGVPGVIPADATLTFEVEVLATK, from the coding sequence ATGAAACATTTACTCTCCGCTGTAGTCCTAATGAGCTGTTCTCTTAGCGTCATCGCAGCGACTGCTGCAAAAGTTGAAACCACCGATACCGGTATTCAAATTACCACCTTGAAAGCCGGTACGGGTGCTGCACCTAAAGCCACTGATACCGTGACTGTGCACTACCGCGGCACATTGGCTGATGGCAAAGAATTTGATAGCTCGTACAAACGTGGTCAGCCAGCAACATTTCCATTGAGTGGCGTGGTGCCTTGCTGGACTGAAGGTGTGCAAAAAATCAAAGTCGGCGGTAAAGCCAAACTGGTTTGCCCGCCGCAACTGGCTTACGGCAGTCGTGGTGTGCCCGGTGTAATTCCAGCCGATGCGACCTTGACGTTCGAAGTTGAAGTTTTAGCCACTAAATAA